From the genome of Pseudomonas hamedanensis:
TTGAAGTTGAAACCTTCGCCAGCGCCTTCGCCGTGCTCATCGTCATAACCGAGGAAGAACGGAAACTCGGCTTCCGGATGGCCATGGATCGAAGTGAACAGCACATCGCTGCGCTCGTAGAAAATCGACTGAGTGCCGTTGCCGTGGTGGTAGTCGACGTCAAGGATCGCGACCTTTTTGTGGCCCTGGTCGAGGAAGGCCTGAGCGGCGATGGCGGCGTTGTTGAGGTAGCAATAACCGCCCATCAAATCGCTGGCGGCGTGGTGCCCCGGCGGACGGCACAGGGCGAAGGCACTGTGTGCACCGGCCTGGATGTGCGCTTGCGCGGTCAGCGCCACCTGCGCCGCGCTGTATGCCGCTTGCCAGGTGCCGGCGGTGATCGGCGCGCCGCCATCGAAGCTGTAATAACCGAGCTGGCCATGCAGGCTGGTCGGTTTTATTGCGCGCAGCGTGCGCGCCGGCCAGGTATACGGCAGCAAATCGCCGTCGGTGTTGAACTTGGCCCACCGATCCCAGGCACCTTTGAAAAATTCCAGATAGTCGCGGCTGTGAATGCGCGCGATTGGCTCCAGACCGAAATCCTTCGGCGCCTGGACCGCACCGAGGTTCTGCTGCTGTACGCGTTGCAGCACATGGTCGGCACGCGACGGCATCTCGAAGCACGGTTTGAGCTGGCCATCGATGAGTTCGCAGCGGCCATGGTGCAGGTGGTGATCGTCTGAGTAGATCGTCAGCATTTGTTGTTCTCCGCAAGGCTGATTCAGTTGACCTCAGTGTTGCGGCGCACGGCGAATCGGAGAACGTCGGGAGCGGCCAAAAGGGGATCGATATGGCCAAAACCTGTGACCGCAATTCGCCCCTCGTTGACGCAGGCTGAGGGGTGAAATACGAACCCTTGTAGGAGTGAGCCTGCTCGCGATAGCGGTCTGTCAGCCAACAAAAATGTTGGATGATAAATGGCTATCGCGAGCAGGCTCATTCCTACAAAGGGATATCAATGCGGGCGAAACTGACTCGGCGCCACACCACTCCAGCGCACAAACGCATGCCGAAAACTCGCGGT
Proteins encoded in this window:
- a CDS encoding histone deacetylase family protein, translated to MLTIYSDDHHLHHGRCELIDGQLKPCFEMPSRADHVLQRVQQQNLGAVQAPKDFGLEPIARIHSRDYLEFFKGAWDRWAKFNTDGDLLPYTWPARTLRAIKPTSLHGQLGYYSFDGGAPITAGTWQAAYSAAQVALTAQAHIQAGAHSAFALCRPPGHHAASDLMGGYCYLNNAAIAAQAFLDQGHKKVAILDVDYHHGNGTQSIFYERSDVLFTSIHGHPEAEFPFFLGYDDEHGEGAGEGFNFNYPLPAGSGWDAWSAALDRACDKIDRYGADVIVVSLGVDTFKNDPISQFKLDSPDYLAMGKRIAALGKPTLFVMEGGYAVEEIGINAVNVLEGFEQ